From the bacterium genome, one window contains:
- a CDS encoding PH domain-containing protein produces MKTLRPDPDLRKYWRWHWAVWMIIMLVPLFILALGLPWPGYLISGIAFVVMLFIFILIRIYIHLYFDTLSYTIEDDLVMGTRGVFWKKRVTVPFRKITNIDISQGPVQRMFNLGTIHVQTAGAAGAQGAVAELLIVGMKEFDALRDEILALLRAFYRQSTPVSAEEPAVPPAASSDASTAQLLEEVRAIRSLLEKRA; encoded by the coding sequence ATGAAAACCCTGCGTCCCGATCCCGACCTGCGAAAATACTGGCGATGGCACTGGGCTGTCTGGATGATCATCATGCTGGTCCCTCTGTTCATCCTCGCCCTCGGACTCCCCTGGCCGGGGTACCTGATCTCGGGCATCGCATTCGTCGTGATGCTGTTTATTTTCATCCTGATCCGCATCTACATCCATCTCTACTTCGATACGCTGTCATACACCATTGAAGATGATCTCGTCATGGGTACGCGCGGTGTGTTCTGGAAAAAGCGCGTGACCGTCCCGTTCAGGAAGATCACGAACATCGACATATCGCAGGGTCCGGTACAGCGCATGTTCAACCTCGGGACCATTCACGTGCAGACCGCGGGTGCGGCCGGAGCACAGGGTGCCGTCGCCGAATTGCTCATCGTGGGGATGAAGGAGTTCGACGCCCTCCGCGATGAGATTCTGGCACTGCTGAGGGCATTCTACCGGCAGTCCACTCCCGTATCAGCAGAGGAACCCGCTGTTCCTCCTGCAGCAAGTAGCGACGCATCGACAGCGCAGCTTCTCGAAGAAGTCCGCGCCATCCGCAGCCTGCTCGAGAAACGCGCGTGA
- a CDS encoding L,D-transpeptidase family protein, which translates to MSPLRPLHILFILPVILALHGCESVSRHVDALFAKSETDAVVRSGNVPTRSIDEEDIAPAVKGLFATDKFRTSLQHGDTLLQFYGARDFRPLWISDKAFPTRALHILRRFLEAGTHGLKPSWYHARELQLLLDGVLRGSVEDENRALARMELLLSDGLLSYAQHLRYGVFNPERLDRAYHLPVRRPGKREFLEPLEAVDIVSFLRNIQPRDRRYRRLQTALLEYRAMRRNIAWPHIPNLQVDKIEPGDTSSILPSVAHRLMLTGELFGAGEAPMHGTIDIVDIATQAYELDSLRLQHLGAFTFDSAMVRAVRSYQARHGLLIDGIIGSRTVGRMNRSIDSYIEQMEVNLERFRWLRYPDKGRYIVVNIPAFWLNAYDDGEVQTSMAVCVGERKSPYYADQLARYHRTGARRHQPSDHETPQLHGEFTHFILNPIWNVPGSIASRELYFSALRDSSFLKKKRYKVYYRDSVVDASSIDWASHNPYSMPYKFKQEPGVGNALGRIKFMFRNDFSIYLHDTPMQYAFRRSVRAVSHGCVRIEEPMEFARYLLKGTPKWDVGRIQSTIWSGVRSKPVFLHQKTPLYIDYVTAWVDHDGQLQLRDDIYRKDAAMERAFARYDKRLRTM; encoded by the coding sequence ATGTCGCCGCTCCGTCCGCTGCACATACTCTTCATTCTTCCCGTCATTCTGGCATTGCACGGCTGCGAGAGCGTGTCCCGTCATGTCGACGCGCTGTTCGCCAAAAGCGAGACCGACGCCGTAGTGCGTTCGGGGAACGTCCCCACGCGCAGCATCGACGAAGAGGACATCGCTCCTGCGGTCAAAGGACTGTTTGCCACGGACAAATTCCGTACTTCCCTGCAGCACGGCGATACGCTGCTGCAGTTTTACGGTGCGCGCGACTTTCGTCCCCTCTGGATAAGCGATAAAGCATTTCCCACACGGGCACTGCATATCCTTCGCCGTTTCCTGGAAGCAGGGACGCACGGACTCAAACCCTCGTGGTATCATGCCCGTGAATTGCAGCTGCTGCTCGACGGTGTGCTGCGCGGCAGCGTGGAAGATGAAAACCGCGCGCTGGCGCGCATGGAATTGCTGCTGTCGGATGGACTCCTTTCCTACGCGCAGCATCTGCGTTACGGTGTCTTCAACCCGGAACGGCTCGACAGGGCCTATCATCTCCCCGTCCGTCGTCCCGGCAAACGGGAATTCCTCGAACCGCTGGAAGCGGTGGATATCGTATCCTTTCTCCGCAATATTCAGCCAAGGGACAGACGCTACCGCCGCCTGCAGACCGCATTGCTTGAATACCGCGCGATGCGGCGCAATATTGCATGGCCGCATATCCCGAATCTGCAGGTCGATAAGATCGAACCGGGCGACACCTCGTCCATTCTTCCTTCCGTCGCGCATCGCCTGATGCTCACAGGCGAACTGTTCGGTGCCGGGGAAGCCCCCATGCACGGAACCATCGACATCGTCGACATCGCCACGCAGGCGTACGAACTCGACAGCCTGCGGCTGCAACACCTCGGCGCATTTACCTTCGACAGTGCGATGGTGCGTGCCGTACGCAGTTACCAGGCGCGGCATGGACTGCTGATCGACGGCATCATCGGATCACGCACGGTGGGACGCATGAACCGCAGCATCGATTCCTACATCGAGCAGATGGAAGTGAACCTCGAGCGCTTCCGCTGGCTGCGTTATCCGGACAAGGGCAGGTACATCGTCGTAAACATCCCTGCCTTCTGGCTCAACGCGTACGACGACGGTGAAGTGCAAACCTCGATGGCCGTGTGCGTGGGTGAACGAAAATCCCCGTATTACGCCGATCAGCTTGCGCGCTATCACCGCACCGGAGCGCGGCGGCATCAGCCCAGCGACCATGAGACCCCGCAGCTGCACGGGGAATTCACGCATTTCATCCTCAATCCCATCTGGAACGTACCGGGCAGCATCGCGAGCCGCGAACTGTATTTCTCGGCCCTGCGCGACAGCAGTTTCCTGAAGAAAAAGCGCTACAAGGTGTATTACCGCGACTCGGTTGTCGATGCCAGCAGCATCGACTGGGCCTCGCACAACCCGTATTCCATGCCCTACAAGTTCAAGCAGGAGCCGGGTGTGGGCAATGCGCTGGGACGAATAAAATTCATGTTCCGCAATGATTTCAGCATCTACCTTCACGACACCCCGATGCAGTATGCTTTCCGCCGCTCGGTGCGCGCCGTGAGCCACGGCTGCGTGCGCATCGAAGAGCCGATGGAGTTTGCGCGCTACCTGCTGAAAGGCACGCCGAAATGGGATGTCGGACGCATTCAGAGTACCATCTGGAGCGGTGTGCGCAGCAAGCCGGTGTTCCTCCACCAGAAAACGCCGCTGTATATCGATTATGTCACCGCCTGGGTGGATCACGACGGACAGCTGCAGCTCAGGGATGATATCTACCGCAAGGATGCCGCAATGGAGCGCGCATTCGCCCGCTACGACAAACGTCTGCGCACAATGTAG